ACCTGCATTTGGACGCCCTGCGATAACAACCTTCATACCCTCACGCATGATGGCGCCTTGATTCGCTTCTTTACGAACCGCATTAAGGTTATCAATGATACCTTGTAAGTCACCACTGACTTTGCCATCAGCAAGAAAATCGATTTCCTCTTCAGGGAAGTCGATTGCTGCTTCAACGTAAATACGTAGATAGATAAGGGATTCAACTAAGGTATTAATCTTATTTGAGAAAACACCTTGTAATGAATTTAAGGCTGATTTAGCCGCTTCTTCAGAGCTTGCATCAATTAAATCAGCAATCGCTTCTGCTTGAGCTAAATCCATTTTGTCGTTTAAGAAAGCTCTTTCTGAGAACTCACCTGGACGCGCTGTACGGATGCCATCAATCTTTAGAATGCGTTTGATTAGCATATCCATGACGACAGGACCACCATGGCCTTGAAGTTCTAATACGTCTTCACCGGTAAATGAATGTGGGTTTGGGAAGTAAAGGGCAATACCCTGATCAAGCTCCAATCCATTTTCATCTTTAAATGGCGCATATTCTGCGTAACGAGGTTTTAGTTCTTTACCAATAACAGCAAGCGCAACGTCTTTTGCTTTTGGACCTGATACGCGAATGATACCAACGCCGCCTCGGCCTGGTGCTGTTGCTTGTGCAACAATGGTGTCTGTATGTAGTGTCATGATTATTCTTTATGTCTATTGCTTACTGATATTGTATGCTCATTGAACAAAAAAGGCGACCAATGGCCGCCTTTTGTTTTACTTCAAGAGTGAAAGGTTACTTAGAATGTAAGCCTTTTTTCTCTAGAGCACGGTAAATCAGAGTTTGCTGAATTAACGTTACGATGTTTGATACTAACCAGTAAAGAACTAGGCCAGATGGGAACCATAAGAAGAATACAGTGAACATAACAGGCATGAACGTCATGATCTTCTGTTGCATTGGATCCGTTACTGTTGTTGGACTCATCTTCTGGATTAAGAACATACTTGCACCCATTAATAATGGCAGGATGTAGTATGGGTCTTGTGCTGATAAATCCGTGATCCAACCAAAGAATGGAGTATGACGAAGTTCAACAGATTCCATTAATGCCCAGTACAGTGAAATGAAGATTGGCATTTGAAGAAGAATTGGTAAACAACCACCTAGTGGGTTTACTTTTTCTTTCTTGTAAAGCTCCATCATTTC
The Aliivibrio fischeri ATCC 7744 = JCM 18803 = DSM 507 DNA segment above includes these coding regions:
- the mnmE gene encoding tRNA uridine-5-carboxymethylaminomethyl(34) synthesis GTPase MnmE; the encoded protein is MTLHTDTIVAQATAPGRGGVGIIRVSGPKAKDVALAVIGKELKPRYAEYAPFKDENGLELDQGIALYFPNPHSFTGEDVLELQGHGGPVVMDMLIKRILKIDGIRTARPGEFSERAFLNDKMDLAQAEAIADLIDASSEEAAKSALNSLQGVFSNKINTLVESLIYLRIYVEAAIDFPEEEIDFLADGKVSGDLQGIIDNLNAVRKEANQGAIMREGMKVVIAGRPNAGKSSLLNALSGKDTAIVTDIAGTTRDVLREHIHIDGMPLHIIDTAGLREASDEVERIGIERAWDEIAQADRVLFMVDGTTTDATDPKLIWPEFLDRLPKNMGMTVIRNKADQTGEDLGICHVNDPTLIRLSAKTGEGVDALRNHLKECMGFSGNQEGGFMARRRHLEALEKAAQHLDIGQQQLEGYMAGEILAEELRIAQQHLSEITGEFTSDDLLGRIFTSFCIGK